TTAATTAGTATTGCATAAAGTGGTATGTCGTACTTACTGGCTGTTCTCTCAATATTAAACCTCTCAACGCCGATACCACCCATGGCAACACCTATACCCTCAGAAATAGAACCCGTCTTTTCCCCCTCAAGTTTTAAAGCCGCATCCACGGTAATTATTATCTTCGGCTTAACACCAACCCTCTCTATTAGGTATGTTATCCCATCATCAAGACTACCAACCGTACCCCCAGGACCTCTAGCCTTAATGACATATACTTTCCTACCCTCAAAATTACAAAGTCCTATGTACGTATCCTTAATATTATGCGTAAGCTCGTTAACATCAGAGCAGCTCCTTACGAATCTATAGGCCGTTAAGGGACCCGCAGCATCACCAACCGGTTGCCCCTTAAGGAACGTAGATATTGCACCATTTAATGCATTAACGTACTCCTTAAGTATTGGCAATAACATATAGACCTGCATCATTAGATAGGGATTCTTGTACTTATTACTCAATTTATAGTAATGCATTATTACTTTGTATATGTAGTTTAACTCCCTTAAACCATCAACAGCATCAACAACATTCTGAACCAAGGGCCTATCAACATTTGGTAATAATGCCCTTATCGAACTCTCAAGCTTCTCATTATATGCCGTTACCAATAACTTAAGCGTCCTCATTAATCCAGTAGGCTCCGTATTCACGGGCTCTATAACCACAAATTCCATGAGCTCCTGTATTGTTTTCTCAACCAAACTCTTATTAACGGTTTGGTACGATCCATTTGATTTCAATAGTTGATCAACATGACCAATCACTAAATTAACGTTGTTGGTAATTAATTTACTAAGTCCCGTTAGGAAACTACCCACTGTATATGAGTACCTCCATATCATTGCATAGTCCTGGAAGAAGAATAGCACTAGTAATGCAATCCATACAATATTTGAGATTAGAGCAATCCATACATTACTCTGATTACTTCCAAGCCCGATCTGCAATACCACTTGGTGTAATAATGTGAGTATTACCATCAATTAGCAATGACAGACACCAGTTTTAAAAACATTCTGAGTATGGCGATTAAGGTTAGCAACCTGGTGTTGGGTGATGCTGTGGCTCCTCTTCACAACAGGTGCATGCAATTTAAGGTGTTCGTACTGCGGAGGATCATTCGAACCACACGTAGTACCCTGGAGAATAACCTACGAAAATAATAAGCTAAAGCAATTAATAGAAAGGGATGAGGATGCCACCGTAATATTCTACGGCGGTGAACCACTGCTTAATCCAGGCTTCATCATATGGACTATGAATAATGTTAAGGCGAGGAGGTTTGGTATTCAAACTAATGGCACCCTCGTTAGTTTATTGCCTAGGGATTATTGGAGGAGGATGGATGTCGTCCTGTTATCAATTGATGGCAGGGAAAAGGTGACTGACACCAATAGAGGTAGGGGTGTTTATAGGGCTGTTTTTAATGCATTCAATTACCTAAGGAGTATAGGCGTTAAGAGGATTATTGCCAGGATGACCGTTACAGAATTAACAGATATATATGAAGACGTAACACACCTACTTAATATTGGCTTTAACTATGTTCATTGGCAATTAAACGTTGTATGGACAGATAAGTGGAATATTAAGACCTGGGCAGATGGTAATTACCTGCCAGGCATTAGGAAGTTAGTGGATTTATTCTTAAGGAGGGCTGAGGAAGGTAAGGTATTTGGCATCGTGCCAATACTAGGCATACTAAATGCATATCTATTTAAGCCATATGAGGGGCCACCCTGCGGCGCTGGTTATAGGGCAGTCGCCGTATCAACAGACGGTAGAGTACTTGCATGCCCAATAGCCGTTAGGGAAGATTGGTCAGTGCTTGGCCATATTAATACTGGCTTTAAACTAATGAATATTCAATTACCAGAAATGTGCATGAAATGCGAGTATAAACCCTACTGCGGCGGTCGGTGCTTATACGCAATAATGGAGGGCGAGAAGTATTGGGGTAGGGATGGGGTCTTAGCCGTGGATTACGTAACAAGGGAGACCATAAAGGCCGTGCTCTCCATAGCCCCGAGAATTAAGGAACTGATTAATAATGGCGTTATTAAAACTGAGGACATTGCTTATGACCCAATACTAGACTCAACAGAGGTT
This is a stretch of genomic DNA from Vulcanisaeta moutnovskia 768-28. It encodes these proteins:
- a CDS encoding DUF1512 domain-containing protein: MVILTLLHQVVLQIGLGSNQSNVWIALISNIVWIALLVLFFFQDYAMIWRYSYTVGSFLTGLSKLITNNVNLVIGHVDQLLKSNGSYQTVNKSLVEKTIQELMEFVVIEPVNTEPTGLMRTLKLLVTAYNEKLESSIRALLPNVDRPLVQNVVDAVDGLRELNYIYKVIMHYYKLSNKYKNPYLMMQVYMLLPILKEYVNALNGAISTFLKGQPVGDAAGPLTAYRFVRSCSDVNELTHNIKDTYIGLCNFEGRKVYVIKARGPGGTVGSLDDGITYLIERVGVKPKIIITVDAALKLEGEKTGSISEGIGVAMGGIGVERFNIERTASKYDIPLYAILIKMSLPEALSAMPKDVESAVNDAVERIKRVIRESIREGEEVILIGVGNTGGVAQ
- a CDS encoding TIGR04084 family radical SAM/SPASM domain-containing protein → MLWLLFTTGACNLRCSYCGGSFEPHVVPWRITYENNKLKQLIERDEDATVIFYGGEPLLNPGFIIWTMNNVKARRFGIQTNGTLVSLLPRDYWRRMDVVLLSIDGREKVTDTNRGRGVYRAVFNAFNYLRSIGVKRIIARMTVTELTDIYEDVTHLLNIGFNYVHWQLNVVWTDKWNIKTWADGNYLPGIRKLVDLFLRRAEEGKVFGIVPILGILNAYLFKPYEGPPCGAGYRAVAVSTDGRVLACPIAVREDWSVLGHINTGFKLMNIQLPEMCMKCEYKPYCGGRCLYAIMEGEKYWGRDGVLAVDYVTRETIKAVLSIAPRIKELINNGVIKTEDIAYDPILDSTEVIP